From Trichocoleus sp. FACHB-46, one genomic window encodes:
- a CDS encoding helix-turn-helix domain-containing protein yields MNATTFSRQVAAMSNRLSDLYQGISASSSLSPALLPSALKELGIASERLQVAADLLSEQNQQLVLASQSAATERQRYQELLEFIPDACLITDAAGVVQQANQAATKLLNLPPSFLTGRLLTAFVPPEARLQFQTELQRLQQRPWKHEWQVQLQPYQGTTFNASILVEVSQPDANQPPMLRWLLRYLSDRQPSDHSPNLSYPLRTYHKGETIPLSLQGIWQVHSGLVQLTTFSQTGQEILIGLAGASAPFGPSLTALTLYEATALADTQLWCIPLTDFAASSELQQRLLPQISQRLKQTELLLTVYGQLRVSDRLYTLLQLLKQEVGQSVTGGTRLSVRLTHEDLAIACGTTRVTITRLLRQFQQQQKLRVDSQHHLILLEGNSSPPVSALSLEQVASTKGQSLFVTQGV; encoded by the coding sequence ATGAATGCAACCACATTTTCTCGACAGGTCGCAGCAATGTCTAATCGCTTGAGCGATTTATATCAAGGCATCAGCGCCTCCTCTAGCTTATCGCCCGCTCTACTACCCTCTGCTCTGAAAGAATTAGGCATTGCCTCTGAGCGGCTTCAAGTGGCAGCCGATTTACTGAGCGAGCAAAACCAGCAATTAGTATTGGCAAGCCAAAGCGCTGCAACTGAACGCCAACGTTATCAAGAGTTGTTGGAATTTATTCCCGATGCCTGTTTGATTACAGATGCCGCTGGAGTGGTGCAGCAAGCCAACCAGGCTGCTACCAAGTTGCTAAACCTCCCACCTTCTTTTCTCACAGGTCGTTTACTGACGGCATTTGTGCCTCCAGAGGCTCGGCTACAGTTTCAGACTGAGCTACAGCGGCTCCAACAAAGACCTTGGAAACATGAATGGCAGGTGCAGTTGCAGCCATATCAAGGGACCACTTTTAATGCCAGCATTCTGGTGGAAGTGAGTCAGCCAGACGCCAACCAACCCCCAATGCTGCGCTGGCTATTGCGCTACCTCAGCGATCGCCAGCCGTCTGACCATAGCCCCAACCTGAGCTATCCGTTGCGGACCTACCACAAGGGAGAAACGATTCCTCTAAGTCTGCAAGGAATTTGGCAAGTGCACTCAGGATTGGTGCAGTTAACCACTTTTTCGCAGACGGGCCAAGAAATATTGATTGGCTTAGCGGGGGCTTCAGCGCCTTTTGGCCCTAGTCTGACTGCGCTTACGCTCTATGAAGCTACTGCTCTAGCGGATACACAGTTATGGTGCATTCCCCTGACCGATTTTGCTGCCTCCTCGGAGCTACAGCAACGGCTGCTGCCCCAAATTAGCCAACGGCTCAAACAAACTGAGCTGCTGCTAACGGTTTATGGGCAACTCCGAGTCAGCGATCGCTTGTACACTTTGTTGCAGTTGTTAAAGCAGGAAGTAGGACAGTCTGTGACCGGGGGGACTCGGTTGAGCGTGCGCCTGACCCATGAAGACTTGGCGATCGCTTGCGGCACGACTAGAGTCACCATCACCCGGCTACTCAGGCAATTTCAGCAGCAACAAAAGCTGAGAGTAGACTCCCAACATCACCTGATTTTGTTAGAAGGCAACAGTAGCCCTCCCGTATCTGCCCTCTCGCTTGAACAAGTTGCATCCACAAAAGGGCAAAGCTTATTTGTTACTCAAGGAGTCTAA
- the purB gene encoding adenylosuccinate lyase codes for MYSATRALIERYTLPEMGELWTEAYKLKTWLQVEIAVCEAQAELGYIPAEAVEEIKAKANFDPKRVLEIEAEVRHDVIAFLTNVNEYVGDAGRYIHLGLTSSDVLDTALALQLVASLDVMLGQLEALIQAIRYQAQQHRDTVMIGRSHGIHAEPITFGFKLAGWLAEVLRNRDRLVRLRDDIAVGKISGAVGTYANIDPQVEALACQKLGLKPDTASTQVVSRDLHADFMQTLALLTASIERFSVEIRNLQRTDVLEVEEFFAKGQKGSSAMPHKRNPIRSERLTGIARLIRGYAVAAIENVALWHERDISHSSVERVVFPDGCTLTHFMLVEITELVKNLQVYPENMKRNMNLYGGVVFSQRVLLTLVEKGMSREEAYATVQSCAHTAWNKADGSFHDLIAQDPRVTEHLSPEEIEECFNPQHHLRHLDHVYQRLGI; via the coding sequence TACCCTGCCTGAGATGGGCGAACTCTGGACGGAGGCTTACAAACTCAAAACTTGGCTACAGGTAGAGATAGCAGTTTGTGAAGCCCAAGCCGAACTTGGATATATTCCGGCTGAAGCAGTTGAAGAAATTAAAGCAAAGGCGAACTTTGACCCCAAGCGGGTGCTAGAAATCGAAGCCGAAGTTCGTCACGATGTCATTGCCTTTCTAACCAACGTGAATGAATATGTCGGCGATGCAGGCCGTTACATTCACTTGGGCTTGACAAGCTCCGATGTGCTCGATACCGCCCTGGCACTACAACTTGTGGCTAGCTTAGATGTGATGTTAGGTCAGCTCGAAGCTTTGATCCAGGCGATTCGTTATCAAGCTCAGCAGCACCGCGACACAGTCATGATCGGGCGATCGCATGGGATTCATGCCGAACCGATCACCTTTGGCTTTAAGCTGGCGGGTTGGTTGGCAGAAGTGTTGCGGAATCGCGATCGCCTAGTCCGCTTGCGAGATGACATCGCAGTGGGCAAGATTTCTGGCGCTGTCGGCACCTATGCCAACATTGACCCGCAAGTAGAAGCGTTGGCTTGCCAGAAGTTGGGCCTGAAACCAGACACGGCTTCAACTCAAGTTGTTTCTCGCGATCTCCACGCCGATTTCATGCAGACCTTGGCGCTGTTGACAGCCTCCATTGAGCGGTTTTCGGTGGAGATTCGCAACTTGCAGCGGACCGATGTGCTAGAGGTCGAGGAATTCTTTGCCAAAGGCCAAAAGGGTTCTTCGGCCATGCCTCACAAGCGCAACCCGATTCGCTCGGAGCGACTGACTGGCATTGCGCGTCTCATTCGGGGCTATGCGGTGGCGGCGATCGAAAACGTAGCTCTGTGGCACGAACGTGATATTTCTCACAGTTCTGTGGAGCGGGTGGTCTTCCCAGACGGCTGCACCCTCACCCACTTCATGCTGGTAGAAATCACCGAGCTAGTGAAGAACTTGCAGGTCTACCCCGAAAACATGAAACGCAACATGAACCTCTACGGTGGGGTTGTGTTTAGTCAGCGAGTACTCCTGACGCTGGTGGAGAAAGGAATGAGCCGAGAAGAAGCCTATGCCACGGTGCAATCCTGCGCTCACACAGCTTGGAACAAAGCGGATGGTAGTTTCCACGACTTGATCGCCCAAGATCCAAGAGTTACAGAGCATTTGTCCCCAGAGGAAATCGAAGAATGCTTCAATCCTCAACATCATCTGCGCCACCTGGATCACGTCTATCAGCGCTTGGGAATTTAA